CTTACCGAAGCGATGGAGGCCTAGATTATGGGCGAATTCATCATCAAGATGCCTGACGTCGGCGAGGGGGTCGCCGAGGCCGAGCTCGTCGAGTGGCATGTCAAGCCGGGCGATCCGGTGCGCGAAGACATGGTGCTCGCCGCCGTCATGACCGACAAGGCGACGGTCGAGATCCCCTCGCCGGTTACCGGCAAGGTACTCTGGCTCGGCGCCGAGATCGGCGATACGGTCGCAGTAAAGGCGCCGCTGGTCCGGATCGAGACCGCCGGCGAAGATGGCGAACCGCCCCCGGACAGCGTTCCGGAAGCGCTTGCCGACGCCGTGCTGGAAGAGCCTGTCGCCGTCTCCGCGCCGCCGACAGCCAAGGCGCCACCCAAACCTGAAAAGGCCGAGCCCCGGCAAGCGCCACCGCCGCGCGAGGCTCAGGACATTGCTAGGAAACCGCTGGCTTCGCCGGCGATCAGGCTGCGCGCCCGGGAGAGCGGCGTCGATCTTCGGCAGGTGACCGGTACGGGGCCAGCCGGCCGCATCACCCATGAGGACATCGACCTCTTCATCAGCCGCGGCGCCGAACCGTCACCGGCCCAGGTCGGCTTGGTCCGCAAGACGGCGGTCGAAGAAATCAAGATGGCCGGCCTCAGGCGGCGGATCGCCGAGAAGATGTCGCTCTCGACGTCGAGGATCCCCCACATCACCTATGTGGAGGAGGTGGACGTGACGGCGCTCGAGGACTTGCGCGCG
This DNA window, taken from Sinorhizobium fredii NGR234, encodes the following:
- a CDS encoding dihydrolipoamide acetyltransferase family protein; protein product: MGEFIIKMPDVGEGVAEAELVEWHVKPGDPVREDMVLAAVMTDKATVEIPSPVTGKVLWLGAEIGDTVAVKAPLVRIETAGEDGEPPPDSVPEALADAVLEEPVAVSAPPTAKAPPKPEKAEPRQAPPPREAQDIARKPLASPAIRLRARESGVDLRQVTGTGPAGRITHEDIDLFISRGAEPSPAQVGLVRKTAVEEIKMAGLRRRIAEKMSLSTSRIPHITYVEEVDVTALEDLRATMNRDRKPDQPKLTILPFLMRALVRTVVEQPGVNATFDDHAGIIHRHAAVHIGIATQTPAGLTVPVVRHAEARRIWDCAAELNRLAEAARTGTATRDELIGSTITISSLGALGGIASTPVINHPEVAIVGVNKIATRPVWDGAQFVPRKIMNLSSSFDHRVIDGWDAATFVQRLKTLLETPALIFVEG